One stretch of Pseudomonas fragi DNA includes these proteins:
- a CDS encoding FecCD family ABC transporter permease: MIARRYALLLIALGALLLVSCVVSLGFGPARVPVDVVWQILLNKLFGIGDKNWSAGQEHIVWLIRVPRMLLGALVGAGLALIGAVLQAVTRNPLADPHLLGVTSGATLGAVIVVLHVGEIVGLLTLPIAAFIGALLSMILVLAIASRHGRLDSDRLLLCGVAVSFVMMAVANTLLFLGDHRASSAVLFWMLGGLGLARWELLAIPSASVLLGLVLLLGMARPLNALMAGEQTAVTLGLNARNVRLRVFLIASLMTGVLVAISGSIGFVGLMIPHIARRLVGAEHRRLLPVSALLGSVFLVWVDVAARTLIAPEDLPIGVATAAIGGLFFIGLMRKR, encoded by the coding sequence ATGATCGCCCGCCGCTATGCCCTGTTGCTGATTGCCCTTGGCGCGCTGCTGCTGGTGTCGTGCGTGGTTTCGCTGGGTTTTGGCCCGGCGCGGGTGCCGGTGGACGTGGTGTGGCAGATTTTGCTGAACAAGCTGTTTGGCATCGGTGACAAGAACTGGAGCGCCGGGCAAGAGCACATCGTGTGGCTGATCCGCGTGCCGCGCATGCTGCTCGGCGCATTGGTGGGCGCCGGGCTGGCGTTGATCGGTGCGGTACTGCAAGCGGTGACGCGCAACCCCCTGGCCGACCCGCACCTGCTGGGCGTGACCAGCGGCGCCACCCTGGGCGCAGTGATTGTGGTGCTGCATGTGGGTGAAATCGTCGGCCTGCTGACCCTGCCCATCGCCGCCTTTATCGGCGCGCTGCTGAGCATGATCCTGGTGCTGGCCATCGCCAGCCGCCACGGTCGCCTCGACAGCGACCGCCTGCTGTTATGCGGGGTTGCCGTGTCATTCGTGATGATGGCCGTGGCCAATACCCTGCTGTTTCTGGGCGACCACCGTGCCAGTTCTGCCGTGCTGTTCTGGATGCTCGGCGGCCTGGGGCTGGCACGCTGGGAACTGCTGGCCATCCCCAGCGCCAGCGTGCTGCTGGGGCTGGTGTTGCTGCTGGGCATGGCCCGCCCGTTAAACGCATTGATGGCCGGTGAACAAACAGCGGTGACCTTGGGTTTGAATGCACGCAACGTGCGCTTGCGGGTGTTTCTGATCGCCTCACTGATGACCGGCGTGCTGGTGGCCATCAGCGGCTCGATCGGCTTTGTCGGCCTGATGATCCCGCACATTGCCCGGCGCCTGGTGGGGGCCGAGCACCGGCGCCTGCTGCCGGTCTCGGCCTTGCTGGGCAGTGTGTTCCTGGTGTGGGTCGACGTGGCGGCGCGCACCCTGATCGCCCCCGAAGACCTGCCCATCGGCGTGGCCACGGCGGCGATCGGCGGGCTGTTCTTTATCGGCCTGATGCGCAAGCGCTGA
- a CDS encoding DUF4329 domain-containing protein codes for MQQPQATQQGWAPPNVFVELPTLSPPFLSADDAARFAHELIGDHRDVQYGGAIVKNNLEQFFATRPVTGHGALFRPERVMSTNQSGTFKHPPGYTCVAFYHSHADIYEQVQTLYEGWPSESLFARVNLFSPIDIYTMMLMQPFVAVSYLSGLNGSLIKYECSGSDEEKHFTQLLGNARERSVETIDSPRKAALILIKLGTLSVIQSSECWDKKVGALDGSFTPWTPQSLLDIERVIIQRPAFGPIVSTEALALQYVRSRTDQTPDEHYGVILRHNERDEFVVSEPITTHMDFSLNRVFLKSREGVPVLLPGYQLHALYGCDGEYRDPTLIPAEQASLYKNFLHPQSLENGIVVAQLLGRPAQRQALPLFIATRDGAMLKYVSRYSADEKTLFAKLSEAEGGGMELIRNLLADVEPTLSFIHRVAHCGELSVVHSSELWSQVGRVQVDWQPYRGFVRRNLGPTFVTADDAARHAHELIAGRVDAVYGGLIYQDQNHRYFATEPLAVHTEIFQPQQVIPPEMAALAPPGGSVVAAYQSHRVQPLQLWRPASEEQLIRNVFEPHELYMAIQDRVEIASRYLSIRDGALLKLTPRGSAEEQAFMASLAPPAEHPEQVRKNTLQMQLRANALMPSDYVARISKACGLHVVMGSALWGNPGQVTPKWKPCEVRAGIYEVKVQPPLSPIFAQAQDAMRYAHERMGERKYRQFGVILKKTDRDEFVVTQPFVAGRLGMQLGRIFPHPFGLLGYSLPRGFRFHAVYIAAPSVPKDQVPGSVYADFIAPVDLSQSAVLMSTVRDQMPGTSVYPPLFISTRDGALLSYRTLSLGKLLDLEGPFSSQSSMLIGLLNGKISPTEYVRHIAGSGQLEVVLKSSTWATLGRVTEQWRPDAFDAQPVAPLPNVVALGPEFVHIDDAALYFHRRLARPHVAETLGVIFRRDYYGRFVAQEQVLINPDLEHSSGRMRPQPVLAPQSTPWGLCFAHRPEPPILVRSRIGQWIDHSFWPMDICYVTQGLVGLGFTMNIAYLSGNDGALLKYVRGSSRELGVLCQALGGADYDEVRRLNRQWIDSGLDNEGQHTARLLKAGELVVVHTSSNWPRTGWVTPDWKNQQPVTRMPVLPWAPSPATRDRDEL; via the coding sequence ATGCAACAGCCACAAGCCACCCAGCAAGGCTGGGCCCCACCCAATGTGTTCGTTGAATTGCCCACCCTGAGCCCGCCGTTTTTGAGCGCGGACGATGCGGCGCGCTTTGCCCATGAGCTGATTGGCGACCACCGTGACGTGCAATACGGCGGGGCAATTGTGAAAAACAATCTGGAGCAGTTTTTTGCCACGCGCCCGGTGACGGGGCATGGCGCGCTGTTCAGGCCCGAGCGGGTCATGTCGACCAATCAGTCAGGCACGTTCAAGCACCCGCCGGGCTACACCTGCGTTGCCTTTTATCACTCCCATGCCGATATCTATGAGCAGGTCCAGACCCTGTACGAAGGCTGGCCGAGCGAAAGCCTGTTTGCCCGGGTCAACCTGTTCTCGCCGATCGATATCTACACCATGATGCTTATGCAGCCATTTGTGGCGGTCAGCTATTTGTCGGGGCTCAATGGTTCGCTGATTAAATACGAGTGCAGTGGCTCGGATGAGGAAAAGCACTTCACCCAGTTGCTGGGCAACGCCAGGGAGCGCTCGGTGGAGACGATCGACTCCCCACGCAAGGCTGCGCTGATCCTGATAAAGCTCGGCACGCTCAGCGTGATCCAGTCCAGTGAGTGCTGGGACAAAAAGGTCGGTGCGCTGGATGGCTCATTTACCCCCTGGACGCCCCAGAGCCTGCTGGATATCGAGCGCGTGATTATCCAGCGCCCGGCCTTCGGCCCGATTGTGAGCACTGAGGCGCTGGCCCTGCAATACGTGCGCAGCCGTACTGATCAGACGCCCGACGAGCATTACGGGGTGATCCTCAGGCACAACGAACGCGACGAGTTCGTGGTGTCCGAACCGATCACCACGCACATGGATTTCTCCCTGAACCGGGTGTTTCTCAAGTCCCGGGAAGGGGTGCCGGTGCTGCTGCCGGGCTATCAGCTGCATGCCTTGTATGGCTGTGATGGCGAATACCGAGACCCCACGCTGATCCCGGCCGAGCAGGCCTCGCTGTACAAGAACTTCCTGCACCCGCAATCCCTGGAGAACGGTATCGTGGTCGCCCAACTGCTGGGCAGACCAGCGCAACGCCAGGCTTTACCCCTGTTTATCGCGACCCGTGATGGCGCGATGCTCAAGTATGTGTCCCGTTACTCGGCCGATGAAAAGACCCTGTTTGCCAAGTTGTCCGAAGCCGAAGGCGGGGGCATGGAGCTGATCCGCAACTTGCTGGCCGATGTTGAACCGACGCTGTCGTTTATTCATCGGGTGGCCCACTGCGGTGAGTTGAGTGTGGTGCATAGCAGTGAACTGTGGAGCCAGGTCGGCCGGGTGCAAGTGGACTGGCAGCCGTATCGGGGGTTTGTGCGGCGCAACCTGGGCCCGACATTTGTCACCGCCGACGATGCCGCACGCCATGCTCACGAGCTGATCGCCGGGCGTGTGGATGCGGTCTATGGCGGGTTGATTTACCAGGACCAGAACCACAGGTATTTCGCCACCGAACCGCTGGCCGTTCACACCGAGATCTTTCAGCCGCAGCAGGTTATCCCCCCAGAGATGGCGGCCCTGGCGCCGCCCGGGGGCAGCGTGGTCGCGGCGTATCAGAGCCATCGGGTGCAGCCGCTGCAACTGTGGCGCCCGGCGAGCGAGGAACAGTTGATCCGCAATGTGTTTGAGCCCCACGAGCTGTACATGGCCATTCAGGACCGGGTCGAAATTGCTTCGCGCTACCTCTCGATCCGGGATGGCGCATTGCTCAAGCTCACCCCCCGGGGTTCGGCAGAAGAGCAGGCGTTTATGGCCAGCCTGGCGCCGCCGGCCGAGCACCCGGAGCAGGTGCGCAAAAACACCCTGCAAATGCAGCTGCGCGCCAATGCCCTGATGCCCAGCGATTATGTCGCCCGGATCAGCAAGGCCTGCGGTCTGCATGTGGTGATGGGCAGCGCACTGTGGGGCAACCCGGGGCAAGTGACGCCCAAGTGGAAACCCTGCGAAGTACGCGCCGGAATTTACGAGGTCAAGGTGCAGCCGCCATTGAGCCCGATTTTTGCCCAGGCCCAGGACGCCATGCGTTATGCCCACGAGCGTATGGGCGAGCGTAAATACCGTCAGTTCGGGGTCATCCTGAAAAAAACCGACCGTGATGAATTTGTCGTCACCCAGCCGTTTGTTGCCGGGCGCCTGGGCATGCAATTGGGGCGTATTTTTCCTCATCCCTTTGGCCTGCTGGGGTACAGCCTGCCCCGGGGGTTCAGGTTCCACGCGGTGTATATCGCCGCGCCCAGTGTGCCTAAAGATCAGGTGCCCGGTTCCGTCTACGCTGACTTCATCGCCCCTGTGGACCTGTCCCAGAGTGCGGTGCTGATGAGTACGGTGCGTGACCAGATGCCTGGAACGTCGGTGTATCCGCCACTGTTTATCTCGACCCGCGACGGCGCCCTGTTGAGCTATCGCACCTTGAGCCTGGGCAAGCTGCTGGATCTGGAGGGGCCGTTTTCGTCCCAGAGCTCGATGCTCATCGGGCTGCTCAACGGCAAGATCAGCCCCACCGAATATGTGCGGCATATTGCTGGCAGTGGCCAGCTGGAGGTGGTGCTCAAGAGCAGTACCTGGGCAACCCTGGGGCGAGTGACCGAACAATGGCGGCCGGATGCCTTTGATGCGCAGCCCGTAGCGCCATTGCCCAACGTGGTGGCCCTGGGGCCGGAGTTCGTGCATATCGACGATGCGGCGCTGTATTTCCATCGCCGGCTGGCCCGGCCGCATGTGGCCGAGACCCTGGGGGTGATTTTCCGTCGCGACTATTACGGCCGTTTTGTGGCTCAGGAACAGGTGCTGATAAACCCCGACCTTGAGCACAGCAGCGGCCGCATGCGGCCTCAGCCCGTGCTGGCGCCCCAGAGCACACCGTGGGGCCTGTGTTTTGCCCATCGCCCCGAGCCCCCGATTCTGGTTCGCTCGCGCATTGGCCAATGGATCGACCATAGCTTCTGGCCAATGGACATTTGCTATGTCACCCAGGGCCTTGTCGGTTTGGGCTTTACGATGAATATTGCCTACCTGAGCGGCAATGACGGTGCGTTGCTCAAATATGTGCGCGGCTCGAGCCGGGAGCTGGGTGTGTTGTGCCAGGCCCTGGGCGGGGCCGACTACGACGAAGTGCGGCGTTTGAACCGGCAATGGATCGACAGCGGGCTCGACAACGAAGGCCAGCACACTGCCAGGTTGCTCAAAGCCGGTGAGCTGGTGGTGGTGCATACCAGCAGTAACTGGCCACGCACCGGGTGGGTGACGCCTGACTGGAAAAACCAGCAGCCCGTTACGCGGATGCCGGTATTGCCGTGGGCACCTTCACCTGCAACGCGGGACAGGGATGAGCTTTAG
- the urtA gene encoding urea ABC transporter substrate-binding protein, with translation MKRRSLLKAFTLSASIAAMGMTWTVQAAETIKVGILHSLSGTMAISETSLKDMALMTIDEINAKGGVNGKMLEAVVVDPASNWPLFAEKGRQLLTQDKVAVVFGCWTSVSRKSVLPVFEELNGLLFYPVQYEGEEMSPNVFYTGAAPNQQAIPAVEYLMSEDGGSAKRFVLLGTDYVYPRTTNKILRAFLHSKGVADKDIEEVYTPFGHSDYQTIVANIKKFSAGGKTAVISTVNGDSNVPFYKELANQGLKATDVPVIAFSVGEEELRGIDTKPLVGNLAAWNYFQSVENPVNAKFVADWKAYAKAHNLPGADKAVTNDPMEATYVGIHMWAQAAEKAKSTDVDKVREALAGQTFAAPSGYTLTMDKTNHHLHKPVMIGEIQPDGQFSVVWQTEGPIRAQPWSPYIPGNDKKPDYAVKSN, from the coding sequence ATGAAGCGTCGTAGCTTGCTCAAGGCTTTCACCCTCTCTGCCTCCATTGCCGCCATGGGTATGACCTGGACGGTACAAGCCGCCGAGACCATCAAGGTGGGGATTCTGCATTCGCTGTCCGGGACCATGGCCATTTCCGAAACCTCGCTCAAAGACATGGCGCTGATGACCATCGACGAGATCAATGCCAAGGGCGGCGTCAACGGCAAGATGCTTGAAGCGGTGGTCGTGGACCCGGCCTCCAACTGGCCGCTGTTTGCCGAAAAAGGCCGGCAGTTGCTGACCCAGGACAAGGTCGCCGTGGTGTTCGGCTGCTGGACCTCGGTGTCGCGCAAGTCGGTATTGCCGGTCTTTGAAGAACTCAACGGCCTGCTGTTCTACCCGGTGCAATACGAAGGCGAAGAGATGTCGCCCAACGTTTTCTATACCGGCGCCGCACCGAACCAGCAGGCGATCCCGGCGGTGGAGTACCTGATGAGCGAAGATGGCGGCAGCGCCAAACGCTTTGTGCTGCTGGGCACTGATTACGTGTACCCGCGCACCACCAACAAGATCCTGCGGGCGTTCCTGCATTCCAAGGGTGTCGCCGACAAGGACATCGAAGAGGTCTACACCCCGTTTGGTCACAGCGATTACCAGACCATCGTGGCCAATATCAAAAAGTTCTCGGCCGGTGGCAAGACCGCGGTGATTTCCACGGTCAACGGCGACTCCAACGTGCCCTTCTATAAAGAGCTGGCCAACCAGGGCCTGAAAGCGACCGACGTGCCGGTCATCGCATTCTCGGTGGGTGAGGAAGAACTGCGCGGCATCGACACCAAACCGCTGGTGGGCAACCTGGCGGCGTGGAACTACTTCCAGTCGGTGGAAAACCCGGTCAACGCCAAATTCGTCGCCGACTGGAAAGCCTACGCCAAGGCCCACAACCTGCCGGGCGCCGACAAGGCCGTGACCAACGACCCGATGGAGGCCACCTATGTGGGCATTCACATGTGGGCCCAGGCGGCGGAAAAAGCCAAGTCCACCGATGTCGACAAGGTGCGCGAAGCGCTGGCTGGCCAGACCTTTGCCGCACCGTCGGGCTACACCCTGACGATGGACAAGACCAACCACCACCTGCACAAGCCGGTGATGATCGGCGAGATCCAGCCCGACGGGCAGTTCAGCGTGGTGTGGCAGACCGAAGGGCCGATCCGCGCCCAGCCGTGGAGCCCTTATATCCCGGGTAACGACAAGAAGCCCGATTACGCGGTGAAGAGTAACTAA
- the urtB gene encoding urea ABC transporter permease subunit UrtB, translating into MPTALYRLILSCLLLLPLAVFADDASDFAAANNSAQAQLLESWAAQPVPARVELINSLQQGQVTVDGQVKTLRLNNRLRGLIDTALASHQLLASDPKLRLSAAQQLQKSAKPAQLHFLDRQLAGETDSDVHSALSLALANLQLVDPDPAVRLAAVRLLGETGEPLARTRLENLLQPGAEADAGVRTAAETSLVQVKRKLLIGDLLGQAFSGLSLGSILLLAALGLAITFGLLGVINMAHGEMLMLGAYSTYCVQLLFQRFAPGAIEFYPLLALPVAFFVTAAVGMLLERTIIRHLYGRPLETLLATWGISLILIQLVRVLFGAQNVEVANPAWLSGGLQVLPNLVLPYNRLVIIVFALAVVVLTWLLLNKTRLGLNVRAVTQNRNMAACCGVPTGRVDMLAFGLGSGIAGLGGVALSQVGNVGPDLGQGYIIDSFLVVVLGGVGQLAGTVYAAFGLGIANKILEPQIGAVLGKILILGLIILFIQKRPQGLFALKGRVID; encoded by the coding sequence ATGCCCACTGCCCTTTACCGTCTTATCCTCAGCTGCCTGCTGTTGCTGCCATTGGCCGTCTTCGCCGATGACGCCAGCGACTTCGCAGCAGCCAACAATTCCGCACAGGCCCAACTGCTGGAAAGCTGGGCGGCCCAACCGGTTCCCGCCCGCGTAGAGCTGATCAACAGCCTGCAACAGGGCCAGGTCACAGTAGACGGTCAGGTTAAAACCCTGCGCCTGAACAACCGCCTGCGCGGCCTGATCGACACGGCACTGGCCAGCCATCAGTTGCTCGCCAGCGATCCCAAACTGCGTTTAAGCGCCGCGCAGCAACTGCAAAAATCCGCCAAACCGGCACAACTCCACTTCCTCGACCGACAACTGGCCGGCGAAACCGACAGCGATGTACACAGCGCCCTGAGCCTGGCGCTGGCCAATCTGCAACTGGTCGACCCCGACCCGGCCGTGCGTTTGGCAGCCGTGCGCCTGCTGGGTGAAACCGGCGAGCCGCTGGCCCGTACCCGTCTCGAAAACCTGCTGCAACCGGGCGCAGAAGCCGATGCCGGGGTGCGCACCGCCGCCGAAACCAGCCTGGTGCAAGTCAAACGCAAACTGCTGATCGGCGATTTGCTGGGGCAGGCGTTCAGTGGTTTGTCCCTGGGTTCGATCCTGCTGCTGGCGGCCCTGGGGCTGGCCATTACCTTCGGCCTGCTGGGCGTCATCAATATGGCCCACGGCGAGATGCTGATGCTCGGCGCCTATTCCACCTACTGCGTGCAGTTGCTGTTCCAGCGCTTTGCCCCCGGCGCCATCGAGTTCTACCCGCTGCTGGCCCTGCCGGTGGCGTTCTTCGTCACCGCAGCCGTGGGCATGCTGCTGGAGCGCACCATCATTCGCCACCTCTACGGCCGCCCGCTGGAAACCCTGCTCGCCACCTGGGGCATCAGCCTGATCCTGATCCAGCTGGTGCGTGTGTTGTTCGGCGCGCAAAACGTCGAAGTGGCCAACCCGGCCTGGCTGTCGGGCGGCCTGCAAGTGCTGCCCAACCTGGTGCTGCCGTACAACCGCCTGGTGATCATCGTCTTCGCCCTGGCCGTGGTGGTGCTCACCTGGCTGCTGCTGAACAAGACCCGCCTGGGCCTCAATGTGCGCGCCGTTACCCAGAACCGCAACATGGCCGCCTGCTGCGGCGTGCCCACCGGGCGCGTGGACATGCTTGCCTTTGGCCTCGGCTCGGGAATTGCCGGGCTTGGTGGCGTGGCCCTGAGCCAGGTCGGCAACGTCGGCCCGGACCTGGGCCAGGGCTACATCATCGACTCGTTTCTGGTGGTGGTGCTGGGCGGCGTCGGCCAATTGGCCGGCACCGTGTATGCAGCCTTCGGCCTGGGCATTGCCAACAAGATTCTTGAACCGCAGATCGGTGCCGTACTGGGCAAAATCCTGATTCTGGGACTGATCATTCTGTTTATCCAGAAGCGTCCGCAGGGGCTCTTCGCGCTTAAAGGACGGGTGATCGACTGA
- the urtC gene encoding urea ABC transporter permease subunit UrtC, with translation MNQPLMVTAAQKAGPTVTTLAGALVLLVLLALPLLSLLPADSPLQVSAYTLTLVGKILCYAIVALALDLVWGYAGLLSLGHGLFFALGGYAMGMYLMRQASGDELPAFMTFLSWTELPWYWVGTEHFWWAMCLVVLAPGLLALVFGFFAFRSRIKGVYFSIMTQALTFAGMLLFFRNETGFGGNNGFTNFRSILGFGITEPGTRAALFFATVLLLVASLFLGWRLARSKFGRVLTALRDAENRLMFCGYDPRGFKLFVWVLSAVLCGLAGALYVPQVGIINPGEMSPTNSIEAAVWVALGGRGTLIGPLLGAGVVNGMKSWFTVAFPEYWLFFLGALFIVVTLYLPKGVIGLLKKRGEQ, from the coding sequence ATGAATCAGCCTCTGATGGTCACTGCTGCACAAAAGGCCGGGCCCACGGTTACTACGCTGGCGGGCGCGTTGGTGTTGCTGGTGTTGCTGGCCCTGCCGCTGCTGTCGCTGCTGCCCGCCGACAGCCCGTTACAGGTCTCGGCCTACACCCTGACGCTGGTGGGCAAGATCCTCTGCTACGCCATTGTCGCCCTGGCGCTGGATCTGGTCTGGGGTTACGCCGGGCTGCTGTCGCTCGGCCACGGCCTGTTCTTCGCCCTGGGCGGCTACGCGATGGGTATGTACCTGATGCGCCAGGCCTCGGGCGATGAGCTGCCGGCCTTCATGACCTTTTTATCGTGGACTGAATTACCGTGGTACTGGGTCGGCACCGAGCATTTCTGGTGGGCCATGTGCCTGGTGGTATTGGCTCCCGGCCTGCTGGCTTTGGTGTTCGGCTTTTTCGCCTTTCGCTCGCGGATCAAGGGCGTGTATTTCTCGATCATGACCCAGGCCCTGACCTTCGCCGGGATGCTGCTGTTCTTCCGCAACGAAACCGGCTTTGGCGGCAACAACGGCTTTACCAACTTTCGCAGCATCCTGGGCTTTGGCATTACCGAACCGGGCACCCGCGCCGCGCTGTTTTTCGCCACCGTGTTGCTGTTGGTGGCCAGCCTGTTCCTTGGCTGGCGGCTGGCGCGCAGCAAGTTCGGCCGGGTGCTGACGGCGCTGCGCGATGCAGAAAACCGCCTGATGTTCTGCGGCTACGACCCGCGCGGTTTCAAGCTGTTCGTGTGGGTATTGAGCGCGGTGTTGTGCGGTCTGGCCGGGGCCTTGTATGTGCCGCAGGTGGGCATTATCAACCCGGGTGAAATGTCGCCGACCAACTCCATCGAAGCCGCCGTATGGGTCGCCCTCGGCGGGCGCGGCACCCTGATCGGGCCGTTGCTGGGCGCCGGTGTGGTCAACGGCATGAAGAGCTGGTTTACCGTGGCCTTCCCCGAATACTGGCTGTTCTTCCTGGGCGCGCTGTTTATCGTCGTGACCCTGTACCTGCCCAAAGGCGTGATTGGCCTGCTGAAAAAAAGAGGCGAACAATGA
- the urtD gene encoding urea ABC transporter ATP-binding protein UrtD yields MRITPTAEFMLEPVLDAGSSRDAIGLGQAAGSGLNTRHGTILTLEDISVSFDGFKALNNLNLYIGVGELRCIIGPNGAGKTTMMDVITGKTRPSEGQAWFGETLDLRQMSEVQIAQAGIGRKFQKPTVFEALSVFENLELAQKTDKSVWASLRAKLSGEQKDRIGEVLHTIRLSGSAHRPAGLLSHGQKQFLEIGMLLVQDPQLLLLDEPVAGMTDAETEFTAELFKSLAGKHSLMVVEHDMGFVGSIADHVTVLHQGSVLAEGSLEQVQADERVIEVYLGR; encoded by the coding sequence ATGAGAATCACACCGACCGCCGAATTCATGCTCGAACCCGTGCTGGACGCTGGCAGCAGCCGCGACGCCATTGGCCTGGGGCAAGCCGCCGGGTCGGGGCTGAACACCCGCCACGGCACCATCCTGACCCTGGAAGACATCAGCGTCAGCTTCGATGGCTTCAAGGCCCTGAACAACCTCAACCTGTATATCGGTGTCGGCGAACTGCGTTGCATCATCGGCCCCAATGGCGCGGGCAAGACCACCATGATGGACGTGATTACCGGCAAGACCCGGCCCAGTGAAGGCCAGGCCTGGTTTGGCGAAACCCTCGACCTGCGCCAGATGAGCGAAGTGCAGATCGCCCAGGCCGGTATCGGCCGCAAGTTCCAGAAGCCTACGGTGTTTGAAGCCCTGAGCGTGTTCGAAAACCTGGAACTGGCACAAAAGACCGACAAGTCGGTATGGGCCAGCTTGCGCGCGAAGCTGTCGGGCGAGCAAAAGGACCGCATCGGTGAAGTGCTGCACACCATCCGCCTGAGCGGCTCGGCCCATCGGCCTGCGGGGCTGTTGTCCCACGGCCAGAAGCAGTTTCTGGAAATTGGCATGTTGCTGGTGCAAGACCCGCAACTGCTGTTGCTTGACGAGCCGGTAGCGGGCATGACCGATGCCGAAACCGAATTCACCGCCGAGCTGTTCAAGAGCCTGGCGGGCAAGCACTCGTTGATGGTGGTGGAGCATGACATGGGCTTTGTCGGCTCGATTGCCGACCACGTCACCGTGCTGCATCAGGGCAGCGTATTGGCCGAAGGCTCGCTGGAACAGGTGCAGGCGGATGAACGGGTGATCGAGGTCTACCTGGGTCGCTGA
- the urtE gene encoding urea ABC transporter ATP-binding subunit UrtE: MLNVEKLHQYYGGSHILRGLSFEVKVGEVTCLLGRNGVGKTTLLKCLMGLLPIKEGSVQWEGQPITTLKPHQRVHAGIAYVPQGREIFGRLTVEENLLMGLSRFPGAEAKEVPAFIYELFPVLLQMKHRRGGDLSGGQQQQLAIGRALASRPRLLILDEPTEGIQPSVIKEIGAVIKMLAARGDMAILLVEQFYDFAEELADQYLVMSRGEIVQQGRGENMQTEGVRGLVTI; the protein is encoded by the coding sequence ATGCTTAACGTCGAAAAACTGCATCAGTACTACGGCGGCAGCCATATCCTGCGCGGCCTGTCATTCGAGGTCAAAGTCGGCGAAGTCACCTGCCTGCTGGGCCGCAATGGCGTGGGCAAGACCACGCTGCTCAAATGCCTGATGGGTTTGCTGCCAATCAAGGAAGGCAGCGTGCAGTGGGAAGGCCAGCCAATCACCACGCTCAAACCCCACCAGCGGGTACATGCCGGGATCGCCTATGTGCCCCAGGGCCGGGAGATTTTCGGGCGCCTGACAGTGGAAGAAAACCTGCTGATGGGGCTGTCGCGCTTTCCCGGCGCCGAGGCCAAAGAGGTGCCGGCATTTATCTACGAGCTGTTCCCGGTGCTGCTGCAAATGAAGCATCGGCGCGGCGGCGACTTGTCCGGCGGCCAGCAGCAACAGCTGGCCATCGGTCGCGCCCTGGCCAGTCGCCCGCGCCTGCTGATCCTAGACGAACCCACCGAAGGCATCCAGCCCTCGGTGATCAAGGAGATCGGCGCGGTGATCAAAATGCTCGCCGCCCGCGGCGATATGGCGATTTTGCTGGTGGAGCAGTTTTATGACTTTGCCGAAGAACTGGCCGACCAGTATCTGGTGATGTCCCGTGGCGAAATCGTGCAGCAGGGCCGGGGTGAAAATATGCAAACAGAAGGTGTACGCGGGCTGGTAACGATTTAA
- a CDS encoding urease accessory protein UreD yields MNLPANTALFTPSWLAELELGYGRFGDSTRPTLRRHLGPLRVQKHLYAEGPEVCQHIIVHPPGGIAGGDQLSISASVGPGAWAQLTSPGAAKWYRAAGPAYQTVELIVAAGATLEWLPQETIVFSAAQAELTTRIELEGDARLFYWDMVALGRLASGERFEHGHFQSHLDIRRDGQLLWHERQRIAGGDGLLDSPIGLDGNPVFATLLVTGEISAELLERCRSLANPVRGDLTQLPGLLVARCLAGEALQARSWLIDLWRLLRPALLGREALAPRIWST; encoded by the coding sequence ATGAACCTGCCGGCCAACACCGCATTGTTCACCCCCAGCTGGCTCGCCGAGCTGGAGCTGGGCTATGGCCGTTTCGGCGACAGCACGCGGCCGACCCTGCGCCGCCACCTCGGACCGCTGCGGGTGCAAAAGCACCTGTATGCCGAAGGCCCCGAGGTGTGCCAGCACATCATTGTCCACCCGCCGGGGGGGATTGCCGGGGGCGACCAACTGAGCATCAGCGCCAGCGTCGGCCCCGGTGCCTGGGCGCAACTGACCAGTCCTGGCGCGGCCAAGTGGTATCGCGCGGCAGGCCCGGCTTACCAGACAGTCGAATTGATCGTGGCCGCCGGCGCGACCCTGGAATGGCTGCCGCAGGAGACCATCGTGTTCAGCGCGGCCCAGGCTGAACTCACCACCCGGATTGAACTTGAAGGCGATGCCCGGCTGTTTTACTGGGACATGGTGGCGCTGGGGCGCCTGGCCAGTGGCGAACGGTTTGAGCACGGGCACTTTCAGTCGCACCTGGATATCCGCCGCGACGGCCAGTTGCTCTGGCACGAGCGCCAGCGCATTGCTGGCGGCGACGGGCTGCTGGATTCACCCATTGGCCTGGACGGCAACCCGGTGTTCGCCACACTGCTGGTGACAGGTGAGATCAGTGCCGAGCTGCTGGAGCGCTGCCGCTCGCTGGCCAACCCGGTGCGCGGGGATTTGACTCAATTACCGGGTTTACTGGTTGCACGCTGCCTGGCCGGTGAAGCCTTGCAGGCGCGCAGCTGGCTGATTGATTTATGGCGCTTGCTGCGCCCAGCATTGCTGGGGCGCGAGGCATTGGCGCCACGCATCTGGAGTACCTGA